In the Phaeobacter gallaeciensis genome, one interval contains:
- the nadA gene encoding quinolinate synthase NadA yields the protein MFDLQTMRDQLASTYDLAPNPDLAEQMSDLYQTMDRVVNPVDWARYAPYVAAINALKKERGAVILAHNYMTPEIYHGVADFVGDSLQLAIEAARVEADVIVQCGVHFMAETSKILSPEKTVLMPDMAAGCSLAESITAAGVEEMRRKYPGAPVVTYVNTTAEVKAASDICCTSSNAAQIVAAMDSDTVIMTPDKYLAQNVANQVPQKNIVWWDGSCIVHEQYTAKDLREFREWNPGTRLIAHPECPPDVVAEADFSGSTSGIIKYVTDEKPEKAMLITECSMASNIADELPEVDFVGPCNMCPYMKMITLEKILWSLHTMSEPVEVDPQVADKARLAVQRMIDLSQKLGI from the coding sequence ATGTTCGATCTGCAAACCATGCGCGATCAACTCGCCAGCACCTATGATCTGGCGCCCAACCCCGATCTGGCCGAACAGATGTCAGATCTGTACCAGACCATGGACCGCGTGGTGAACCCGGTCGACTGGGCGCGCTATGCGCCCTATGTCGCGGCGATCAACGCGCTGAAGAAAGAACGCGGCGCGGTCATTTTGGCCCACAACTACATGACGCCGGAGATCTATCACGGCGTTGCGGATTTCGTCGGCGACAGCCTGCAGCTGGCCATCGAAGCCGCCCGCGTCGAAGCGGATGTGATCGTGCAATGCGGCGTGCATTTCATGGCCGAGACCTCCAAGATCCTTTCTCCTGAGAAAACCGTGCTGATGCCCGATATGGCGGCAGGCTGTTCGCTGGCCGAAAGCATCACCGCCGCGGGCGTGGAAGAGATGCGCCGCAAATATCCCGGCGCGCCGGTTGTAACTTACGTGAACACCACCGCCGAGGTGAAAGCCGCCTCCGACATCTGCTGCACCTCCTCCAATGCAGCGCAGATCGTCGCCGCGATGGACAGCGACACCGTCATCATGACGCCGGACAAATACCTGGCGCAGAACGTGGCGAACCAGGTGCCGCAGAAGAATATCGTCTGGTGGGACGGTTCCTGCATCGTGCACGAACAATACACCGCCAAGGACCTGCGCGAATTCCGCGAGTGGAACCCCGGCACCCGACTGATCGCCCACCCCGAATGCCCCCCCGATGTGGTGGCCGAGGCGGATTTCTCCGGCTCCACCAGCGGCATCATCAAATATGTGACGGACGAAAAACCGGAAAAGGCGATGCTGATCACCGAATGTTCGATGGCCTCGAACATCGCGGATGAGCTGCCCGAGGTGGATTTCGTCGGCCCCTGCAACATGTGCCCCTACATGAAGATGATCACGCTGGAGAAAATCCTGTGGTCGCTGCACACCATGTCCGAACCGGTCGAGGTTGACCCTCAGGTCGCGGACAAGGCGCGGCTTGCAGTGCAGCGGATGATCGATCTCAGCCAGAAACTGGGCATCTGA
- a CDS encoding ABC transporter permease: MSDLWDGLSQAFWLVVMLDPDLVEITLRSLRVTLTALAIASAIALPLAALLAVRRFRLRRPTIAVLNALMGLPPVVVGLIVYVFLSRSGPLGVLGLLFTPSAMVIAQVIIIVPLVASIAHQSLRELWSDYHDLLISLNTTQGQRIRALLWDGRRALLTAALAGFGRAIGEVGAIMVVGGNIDHATRVLTTAIALETGKGEFAMALGLGFVLIGMAIAVNLSIHWIGHTERGGRW, translated from the coding sequence ATGTCTGATCTGTGGGACGGTCTGAGCCAGGCGTTCTGGCTGGTGGTGATGCTGGATCCTGATCTGGTCGAGATCACTTTGCGCTCTCTCAGGGTCACTTTGACCGCCCTTGCCATCGCCTCTGCCATCGCCTTGCCATTGGCGGCCTTGCTGGCTGTCCGCCGGTTTCGCCTGCGCCGTCCGACGATTGCGGTGCTCAATGCGCTGATGGGGCTGCCGCCGGTGGTGGTCGGCCTGATTGTCTATGTCTTCCTGTCGCGGTCCGGGCCGCTGGGGGTGCTGGGGCTGTTGTTCACGCCCTCGGCGATGGTGATCGCTCAGGTGATCATCATCGTGCCGCTGGTGGCCTCGATCGCGCATCAGTCCCTGCGCGAGCTGTGGAGCGATTACCACGATCTGCTGATTTCACTGAATACCACCCAGGGTCAGCGGATCCGGGCGTTGTTGTGGGATGGGCGGCGGGCGCTGCTGACAGCGGCGCTGGCCGGGTTTGGCCGGGCCATCGGAGAAGTCGGCGCCATCATGGTGGTCGGCGGCAATATCGACCATGCCACCCGGGTGCTGACCACCGCGATCGCGCTGGAAACCGGCAAGGGGGAATTTGCAATGGCTCTGGGCCTTGGCTTTGTGCTGATTGGCATGGCGATTGCCGTCAACCTGTCGATCCACTGGATTGGCCATACCGAACGCGGGGGACGCTGGTGA
- a CDS encoding ATP-binding cassette domain-containing protein, with translation MQMFPLTVDQGVVRRRGKVLVGPVDLTLEGVGATIVVGPNGAGKTSFLKMLHGVVRLNGGSLTWACPRAEAEKRQAFVFQTPVMMRRSVVENIAYPLRLIGVPRKEARARAADWARRIDLGDALERPAVLLSGGERQKLALARALIRDPEVLFLDEPCASLDGRATREIEEILTEAAQSGTRLIMSTHNMGQAQRLADEVILIIGGRIHEFAPAEAFFAGPQTPQGQAFLRGDIVE, from the coding sequence ATGCAGATGTTCCCGCTGACCGTGGATCAGGGCGTGGTGCGCAGGCGTGGCAAGGTGCTGGTTGGCCCGGTGGACCTGACGCTGGAAGGCGTGGGAGCGACTATCGTGGTGGGGCCGAACGGAGCCGGCAAGACCTCGTTTCTGAAAATGCTGCACGGTGTCGTACGTCTCAATGGCGGTAGCCTGACCTGGGCTTGCCCCAGGGCGGAGGCGGAAAAGCGTCAGGCCTTTGTGTTTCAGACACCGGTGATGATGCGCCGGTCCGTGGTGGAAAACATCGCCTACCCCCTGCGCCTGATCGGGGTACCACGCAAGGAGGCCCGAGCCCGTGCTGCGGACTGGGCGCGGCGGATCGATCTGGGCGATGCGCTGGAGCGGCCCGCGGTGCTGCTTTCGGGTGGTGAGCGGCAAAAGCTGGCGCTGGCCCGGGCGCTGATCCGGGATCCGGAAGTGCTGTTTCTGGACGAACCCTGCGCCTCGCTTGATGGACGGGCGACGCGGGAAATCGAAGAGATCCTGACCGAGGCGGCCCAAAGCGGCACTCGCCTGATCATGTCGACCCACAACATGGGTCAGGCGCAGCGGCTGGCGGATGAGGTGATCCTCATCATTGGCGGCCGCATTCACGAGTTCGCTCCGGCCGAAGCGTTTTTTGCCGGGCCTCAAACCCCGCAGGGGCAAGCATTCTTGAGAGGAGATATAGTAGAATGA